In the Mycolicibacterium thermoresistibile genome, one interval contains:
- a CDS encoding HhH-GPD-type base excision DNA repair protein: MAKLQLVQDPAADALLESDPFALLLGMLLDQQIPMEVAFAGPKKLADRLGTLDPAVIADYDPEQFAEVCAERPAVHRFPGSMAKRIQDLAQMVVDRYGGDAAAIWTSGDPDGPEVLRRLKELPGFGEQKAKIFLALLGKQYGVTPKGWREAAGDYGQPGHRSIADVTDPASLEKVRSYKKQMKAGQKAGEKKVKS; encoded by the coding sequence GTGGCGAAACTGCAGCTAGTCCAAGACCCGGCCGCCGATGCGCTGCTGGAATCCGATCCGTTCGCACTGCTGCTCGGGATGCTTCTCGATCAGCAGATACCGATGGAAGTGGCATTCGCCGGGCCGAAGAAGCTCGCCGACCGGCTCGGCACGCTCGACCCGGCCGTCATCGCCGACTACGACCCGGAGCAGTTCGCCGAGGTCTGCGCCGAACGCCCTGCGGTGCACCGGTTCCCGGGTTCGATGGCCAAGCGCATCCAGGATCTCGCCCAGATGGTCGTGGACCGCTACGGCGGTGACGCGGCCGCGATCTGGACCTCCGGCGACCCGGACGGGCCGGAGGTGCTGCGCCGGCTGAAGGAGCTCCCGGGCTTCGGCGAGCAGAAGGCCAAGATCTTCCTTGCGCTGCTGGGCAAGCAGTACGGCGTCACTCCGAAGGGGTGGCGGGAGGCCGCCGGTGACTACGGTCAGCCCGGACACCGGTCGATCGCCGACGTCACCGACCCCGCTTCGCTGGAGAAGGTGCGGTCCTACAAGAAGCAGATGAAGGCCGGGCAGAAGGCCGGCGAGAAGAAGGTCAAAAGCTGA
- a CDS encoding MFS transporter: MRRFAFPLLAYAFAAVMVGTTVPTPMYAVYAERLGFGVLTTTVVFAGYTAGVLFALVVFGRWSDALGRRPMLLAGVGCAIVSALVFLIAGSVPQLIAARFVSGMSAGIFTGTATAAVIEAAPERRRSRAAAVATVANIGGLGAGPLLAGILVQYAPWPLHLTFWVHIVLMVLAAAAIAVAPETSPRTGRLGVQRLSLPPQVRKVFAIASLAAFAGFAVTGLFTAVAPSFLAEVIGVRNHAVAGAVAASIFAASAVTQVLGASVSPRRAVAVGCALLIVGMVFLAAALVWSSLPALIATAVVAGAGQGLSFSRGLAAVSARTPSDQRGEVSSTYFVVAYVALLVPVIGEGWAAHHWGLRTAGISFAVGVAVLAIGCLIAILIQESRDPQAI; encoded by the coding sequence GTGCGTCGCTTCGCGTTTCCGCTCCTGGCCTACGCCTTCGCGGCGGTCATGGTCGGCACCACGGTCCCCACCCCGATGTACGCCGTGTACGCCGAACGACTCGGCTTCGGGGTGCTCACCACGACGGTGGTGTTCGCGGGCTACACCGCCGGGGTGCTGTTCGCGCTGGTGGTGTTCGGCCGCTGGTCCGATGCGCTGGGCCGGCGACCGATGCTGCTGGCGGGAGTGGGCTGCGCGATCGTCAGCGCGCTGGTGTTCCTCATCGCCGGGTCGGTGCCGCAGCTGATCGCGGCCCGATTCGTCTCGGGCATGTCGGCGGGCATCTTCACCGGCACCGCCACCGCCGCGGTGATCGAAGCCGCACCCGAGCGCCGGCGATCCCGCGCCGCCGCGGTCGCGACGGTGGCCAACATCGGCGGCCTGGGCGCCGGTCCCCTACTGGCGGGAATCCTGGTGCAGTACGCGCCCTGGCCGCTGCACCTGACGTTCTGGGTGCACATCGTGCTGATGGTGCTGGCCGCCGCGGCGATCGCCGTCGCCCCCGAAACCTCGCCGCGCACCGGCCGGCTCGGGGTGCAGCGACTGTCACTGCCGCCGCAGGTGCGCAAGGTATTCGCGATCGCCTCCCTCGCCGCGTTCGCCGGGTTCGCGGTGACGGGCCTGTTCACAGCGGTGGCCCCGTCGTTCCTCGCCGAGGTCATCGGGGTCCGCAACCACGCCGTCGCCGGGGCGGTCGCCGCCTCGATCTTCGCCGCGTCGGCGGTCACCCAGGTACTGGGCGCGTCGGTGTCGCCGCGGCGGGCGGTCGCGGTGGGATGTGCGCTGCTGATCGTCGGCATGGTGTTCCTGGCCGCGGCCCTGGTCTGGTCCTCGCTGCCCGCACTGATCGCCACCGCGGTGGTGGCCGGCGCCGGGCAGGGCCTGAGCTTCAGCAGGGGCCTCGCCGCGGTGTCGGCGAGAACACCGTCGGATCAGCGCGGTGAGGTCAGTTCGACCTACTTCGTGGTGGCCTATGTCGCGCTGCTCGTCCCGGTGATCGGTGAGGGGTGGGCCGCCCATCACTGGGGGCTGCGCACCGCGGGCATCAGCTTCGCCGTGGGGGTCGCGGTGCTGGCGATCGGTTGTCTGATCGCGATCCTGATCCAGGAATCCCGCGACCCGCAGGCGATCTGA
- a CDS encoding acyltransferase family protein: protein MNFPSPAEVAVATPATRDRAIDVIRIVSLLGVVAGHTLMATSTLRDDVFIWQNLLTASPILQALTWVFQIMPLFFFAGVAASVSGWAPGSSWGDWLLRRCTRLYRPVFYYLGFWTVALVVLRCLVPVDVYRPIAGISIQLLWFLGAYVLVLAAVPMLARIRTIGQAAAAVLGVYGVVAAVDVIRLTTDAPSGLAFVNLVAWLIPGILGVVYRRRLLSTRAALRVGLAMLAVNLGLVAFGPYEVSLVGIETQQLKNMFPPSLLLAGHAIMMCAFAIAAAPAIARWARRPRVWWLTVLGNSGAMTLYLWHMPPLLLMHLAFDYLGWDRIDPSAPDFVVISVVQAGIMAAAVAALFVLLRPLESNPLPGWDGGAVTAPGLRSAAVGTLLCIAGAATLASVGWGLKDTGLVCVAVLLAALVAARTLAAPARQPR from the coding sequence ATGAACTTTCCGAGTCCCGCCGAGGTGGCGGTCGCGACACCGGCCACCCGCGACCGCGCCATCGACGTCATCCGCATCGTGTCGCTGCTCGGCGTGGTGGCCGGCCACACCCTGATGGCCACCAGCACGCTGCGCGACGACGTGTTCATCTGGCAGAACCTGCTCACCGCGTCGCCGATCCTGCAGGCCCTGACCTGGGTCTTCCAGATCATGCCGTTGTTCTTCTTCGCCGGGGTCGCGGCCAGCGTCTCGGGCTGGGCGCCGGGATCCAGTTGGGGCGACTGGCTTCTGCGCCGATGCACCCGGCTGTACCGGCCGGTGTTCTACTACCTCGGCTTCTGGACCGTCGCGCTGGTGGTGCTGCGGTGCCTGGTGCCGGTCGACGTCTACCGGCCGATCGCCGGGATCAGCATTCAGCTGCTGTGGTTCCTCGGCGCCTACGTGCTGGTGCTGGCGGCGGTGCCGATGCTGGCCCGGATCCGCACCATCGGTCAGGCCGCCGCGGCGGTCCTCGGCGTCTACGGTGTCGTCGCCGCCGTCGACGTCATCCGTCTGACCACCGACGCACCGTCCGGGCTGGCGTTCGTGAACCTCGTGGCCTGGCTGATCCCGGGCATCCTCGGGGTGGTCTACCGCCGGCGACTGCTGTCGACGCGGGCCGCGCTGCGGGTCGGCCTGGCCATGTTGGCGGTCAACCTCGGACTGGTCGCGTTCGGGCCCTACGAGGTCAGTCTGGTCGGTATCGAGACCCAGCAGCTGAAGAACATGTTCCCGCCGTCGCTGCTGCTGGCCGGTCACGCGATCATGATGTGCGCGTTCGCGATCGCCGCCGCACCCGCGATCGCCCGCTGGGCGCGGCGGCCGCGGGTGTGGTGGCTGACCGTGCTCGGCAACTCCGGGGCGATGACGCTGTACCTGTGGCACATGCCGCCGCTGCTGCTGATGCACCTGGCGTTCGACTACCTCGGGTGGGACCGGATCGACCCGTCGGCGCCGGATTTCGTCGTGATCTCGGTGGTGCAGGCGGGGATCATGGCCGCGGCGGTGGCGGCGCTGTTCGTGCTGCTGCGTCCGCTGGAGAGCAATCCGCTGCCCGGCTGGGACGGCGGGGCGGTCACCGCACCGGGCCTGCGCAGCGCCGCGGTCGGCACGCTGTTGTGCATCGCCGGGGCGGCCACCCTGGCGTCGGTCGGCTGGGGCCTCAAGGACACCGGGCTGGTCTGTGTGGCGGTGCTGCTGGCGGCGCTGGTGGCCGCCCGGACCCTTGCCGCACCGGCCCGTCAACCCCGGTGA
- a CDS encoding PPOX class F420-dependent oxidoreductase — MTRRVFDDKLLAVIAGNSLGVLATIKRDGRPQLSNVTYYFDPRRLTIQVSVTEPRAKTRNLRRDPRASIHVSSDDGWSYAVAEGTVTLTPEAADPYDDTVEGLIELYRNIAGEHPDWDDYRRAMVEDRRVLLTMPISHVYGMPPGMR, encoded by the coding sequence ATGACCCGCCGCGTGTTCGACGACAAGTTGTTGGCCGTGATCGCCGGGAACTCGCTGGGAGTGTTGGCCACCATCAAACGCGACGGCCGACCGCAGCTGTCGAACGTGACCTACTACTTCGATCCACGGCGTCTCACCATCCAGGTGTCGGTCACCGAGCCGCGCGCGAAGACCCGTAATCTGCGGCGCGATCCGCGCGCGTCGATCCATGTCAGCTCCGACGACGGGTGGTCGTACGCTGTCGCCGAGGGCACGGTGACGTTGACCCCGGAGGCCGCCGACCCGTACGACGACACGGTCGAGGGGCTGATCGAGCTGTACCGCAACATCGCCGGCGAGCATCCGGACTGGGATGACTACCGCCGCGCCATGGTCGAGGACCGTCGGGTGTTGTTGACCATGCCGATCTCGCATGTGTACGGCATGCCGCCGGGGATGCGTTGA
- a CDS encoding DUF1697 domain-containing protein, which translates to MARYVAFLRGVNVGGVNLKMASGDDSVAAVFTAAGFSAVRTVLATGNVILDSAARPDTVRATAERALRDRFGYDAWVLVYPFDDVAAISAAFPFERVIPDHHSYVTFVSDPQVLDELAALDPGPGEQIAPGDRVVYWQVRRTQTLTSAMGKTMGKKRYKSSTTTRNLRTLERIVG; encoded by the coding sequence GTGGCCCGCTACGTCGCCTTTCTGCGGGGCGTCAACGTCGGCGGTGTGAACCTGAAGATGGCCTCCGGAGATGACTCGGTGGCCGCGGTGTTCACCGCCGCCGGGTTCTCCGCGGTCCGCACCGTGCTGGCCACCGGCAACGTGATCCTCGACAGTGCGGCGCGGCCGGACACCGTGCGGGCGACGGCGGAGCGGGCGCTGCGGGACCGCTTCGGCTACGACGCGTGGGTGCTGGTCTACCCGTTCGATGACGTCGCCGCGATCAGCGCGGCGTTCCCGTTCGAGCGGGTGATACCGGACCATCATTCCTATGTCACGTTCGTCTCCGATCCGCAGGTGCTCGACGAACTCGCGGCGCTGGACCCGGGCCCCGGAGAACAGATCGCGCCCGGCGACCGGGTCGTCTACTGGCAGGTGCGGCGTACGCAGACGTTGACCAGCGCGATGGGCAAGACGATGGGCAAGAAGCGGTACAAGTCCTCGACGACAACCCGCAATCTGCGCACACTGGAGCGGATCGTGGGCTGA
- a CDS encoding class I SAM-dependent methyltransferase, with protein MSSGPLAKPELTGVSETALLTLLVRATEARRPDGIIDDPMAVRLVDSIDFDFAKFGPSRRQDMALRAKAFDTATRRYLRAHPKATVVALAEGLQTSFFRLNAADVGDEFRWVTVDLAPVIELRRQLLPADDRVTMLAQSALDYSWMDRIDTSEGVFITAEGLLMYLQPDEAMGLIRECARRFPGGQMMFDLPPSFFAWLTRRGFRTSLRYKVPPMPFTLSPEQAADLVNTVPGVQAVHDVPIPRGRGVLVNTLIWAAQRTPLFDNVRGTYTLLEFGPPNSAST; from the coding sequence GTGAGCTCCGGACCCCTCGCCAAACCCGAACTGACCGGCGTCTCCGAGACGGCGCTGCTGACGTTGCTGGTGCGCGCCACCGAGGCGCGCCGCCCCGACGGCATCATCGACGATCCGATGGCAGTCCGGCTGGTGGACTCCATCGACTTCGACTTCGCCAAGTTCGGCCCGTCGCGCCGCCAGGATATGGCGCTGCGCGCCAAGGCCTTCGACACCGCAACCCGCCGCTATCTGCGGGCCCACCCGAAAGCCACGGTCGTCGCGCTGGCCGAGGGGCTGCAGACCAGCTTCTTCCGGCTGAATGCCGCCGACGTCGGTGACGAGTTCCGTTGGGTGACGGTCGATCTTGCACCGGTCATCGAGCTGCGCCGGCAACTGCTGCCGGCCGACGACCGGGTGACGATGCTGGCGCAGTCCGCGCTCGACTACAGCTGGATGGACCGCATCGACACCAGCGAGGGCGTGTTCATCACCGCCGAGGGTCTGCTGATGTATCTGCAGCCCGACGAGGCGATGGGGCTGATCCGCGAGTGCGCGAGACGGTTCCCGGGCGGGCAGATGATGTTCGACCTGCCGCCGTCGTTCTTCGCCTGGCTGACCCGGCGCGGCTTCCGCACCTCGCTGCGGTACAAGGTGCCGCCGATGCCGTTCACGCTGTCCCCCGAGCAGGCGGCCGATCTGGTCAACACCGTGCCCGGTGTGCAGGCCGTGCACGATGTGCCCATTCCGCGGGGCCGTGGCGTGCTGGTCAACACCCTGATCTGGGCGGCACAGCGGACCCCGCTGTTCGACAACGTCCGCGGGACTTACACGCTGCTGGAGTTCGGCCCGCCGAACTCCGCCTCCACATAG
- a CDS encoding GntR family transcriptional regulator — protein sequence MAELGEEVRIDPRSDRPPYDQLRTQIIARIRDGRLPSGTRLPTVRDLARQLRMAVNTVARAYRELEMAGLVETRGRFGTYVARTDPADAEMARAAQMYVATARKLGVDPAEAIAYVEAEFGGPNSSSV from the coding sequence GTGGCCGAACTGGGCGAGGAGGTGCGAATCGATCCGCGTTCCGACCGTCCGCCGTATGACCAGCTCAGGACGCAGATCATCGCGAGGATCCGGGATGGGCGGCTGCCGTCCGGCACCCGGTTGCCGACGGTGCGCGACCTGGCCCGGCAGTTGAGGATGGCCGTCAACACGGTGGCCCGCGCTTACCGGGAACTGGAGATGGCGGGTCTGGTGGAGACCCGGGGGCGGTTCGGGACCTATGTCGCGCGCACCGACCCGGCGGACGCCGAGATGGCCCGGGCCGCGCAGATGTATGTGGCCACCGCGCGGAAGCTGGGCGTCGACCCGGCCGAGGCGATCGCCTATGTGGAGGCGGAGTTCGGCGGGCCGAACTCCAGCAGCGTGTAA
- a CDS encoding NAD-dependent deacylase, which yields MRVTVVTGAGMSAESGVPTFRDVETGLWAKVDPYEISSAEGWRKQPEKVWAWYLWRHYMMSEVKPNDGHRAVAAWEDYAHVDVVTQNVDNLHERAGSSRVYHVHGSLFEFHCDACRAPFEGNLPEMPEPVEAVDPPDCFCGGLIRPNVVWFGENLPEDVWQRSVGSVMNADVVIVVGTSAIVYPAAGLPELALTQGKPVIEVNPERTPLTENATVSLRETAARALPDLLQRLPELLD from the coding sequence GTGCGAGTAACTGTGGTCACCGGGGCCGGCATGTCGGCGGAGAGCGGCGTGCCGACCTTCCGCGATGTCGAGACGGGGCTGTGGGCGAAAGTCGACCCCTACGAGATCTCCAGTGCGGAGGGGTGGCGGAAGCAACCGGAGAAGGTGTGGGCGTGGTACCTGTGGCGGCACTACATGATGTCGGAGGTGAAGCCCAATGACGGCCACCGCGCGGTAGCCGCCTGGGAGGACTACGCCCACGTCGACGTCGTCACCCAGAACGTCGACAACCTGCACGAGCGGGCCGGCAGCAGCCGCGTGTACCACGTGCACGGCAGCCTGTTCGAATTCCACTGCGACGCCTGCCGCGCCCCGTTCGAAGGCAACCTGCCCGAGATGCCCGAACCGGTGGAGGCGGTGGATCCCCCGGATTGCTTCTGCGGCGGGCTGATTCGCCCCAATGTGGTGTGGTTCGGCGAGAACCTGCCCGAGGACGTCTGGCAGCGTTCGGTCGGTTCGGTGATGAACGCCGACGTGGTGATCGTGGTCGGGACCTCGGCGATCGTCTACCCGGCGGCCGGTCTGCCCGAGCTCGCGCTCACGCAGGGCAAACCGGTCATCGAGGTGAACCCGGAGCGGACCCCGCTCACCGAGAACGCGACCGTGTCGCTGCGGGAGACCGCCGCCCGCGCACTGCCGGATCTGCTGCAGCGGCTGCCGGAGCTGCTCGACTAG
- a CDS encoding class I SAM-dependent methyltransferase — protein sequence MTSTVDNPFFARMWTWLSSHEPEAMRQRREQLLAGLSGRVLEVGAGTGTNFAFYPPGVTEVVAVEPEQRLVAVVRQAAAEAPVPVTVRAETVENFDSSEPFDAVVCTLVLCSVDDPAGVVRQLFSLLRPGGELRYLEHIASAGARGRLQRFADATVWPRVSGNCHTHRHTERTIADAGFQIVHGRREWAVPRWVPVPVAELAVGRAVRPS from the coding sequence ATGACCAGTACCGTCGACAATCCGTTCTTCGCGCGGATGTGGACATGGCTGTCCAGCCATGAACCCGAGGCCATGCGGCAACGCCGCGAGCAACTGCTGGCCGGGCTGTCCGGTCGGGTGCTGGAGGTCGGTGCGGGCACCGGGACGAACTTCGCGTTCTACCCGCCCGGCGTCACCGAGGTGGTCGCCGTCGAACCGGAGCAGCGGTTGGTCGCGGTGGTCCGGCAGGCCGCCGCCGAGGCCCCGGTGCCGGTGACCGTCCGCGCCGAAACCGTCGAGAACTTCGACAGCTCCGAGCCATTCGACGCGGTGGTGTGCACGCTGGTGCTGTGCTCGGTGGACGATCCGGCAGGCGTGGTGCGTCAATTGTTCTCGTTGCTGCGGCCAGGCGGGGAACTGCGCTATCTCGAGCACATCGCCAGCGCCGGGGCGCGTGGCCGGCTGCAACGGTTCGCCGATGCCACGGTGTGGCCGCGGGTGTCGGGCAACTGCCACACCCACCGGCACACCGAGCGGACCATCGCCGATGCGGGATTCCAGATCGTGCACGGCCGCCGGGAGTGGGCGGTGCCGCGGTGGGTGCCGGTGCCGGTGGCCGAACTCGCCGTCGGCCGCGCGGTGCGGCCCAGCTAG
- a CDS encoding NAD(P)H-dependent flavin oxidoreductase translates to MALKTKFTEAFGVEHPIVQGGMQWVGRAELVAAVANAGALGFLTALTQPTPEALAKEIARTREMTDKPFGVNLTILPTINPPPYDEYRQVIVESGIKIVETAGSNPAPHLPMFHENGVKVLHKCTSVRHAVKAQSLGVDGISIDGFECAGHPGEDDIPGLVLIPAAADKITIPMIASGGFADARGLVAALALGADGINMGSRFMCTVESPIHQKVKEAIVAGTELDTELIFRPLRNTSRVASNAVSREVVEILNRGGKFEDVKDLVAGTRGAKVYETGDLDAGIWSVGTSMGLINDIPTVGELVSRMVAEAEDLIAGRLAELIEPSVDEAGSA, encoded by the coding sequence ATGGCGTTGAAGACGAAGTTCACCGAGGCGTTCGGGGTTGAGCATCCGATCGTGCAGGGTGGCATGCAGTGGGTCGGTCGCGCGGAGTTGGTCGCCGCGGTGGCCAATGCCGGTGCGTTGGGTTTCCTGACCGCGCTGACCCAGCCCACCCCGGAGGCGCTGGCCAAGGAGATCGCCCGGACGCGGGAGATGACCGACAAGCCGTTCGGGGTGAACCTGACGATCCTGCCGACGATCAACCCGCCGCCGTATGACGAGTACCGTCAGGTCATTGTCGAGTCCGGCATCAAGATCGTCGAGACGGCCGGTTCCAACCCGGCGCCGCATCTGCCGATGTTCCACGAGAACGGCGTCAAGGTGCTGCACAAGTGCACCTCGGTGCGGCATGCGGTCAAGGCGCAGAGCCTGGGTGTGGACGGCATCAGCATCGACGGGTTCGAATGCGCCGGGCATCCCGGTGAGGACGACATCCCCGGTCTGGTGCTGATCCCGGCGGCCGCGGACAAGATCACCATCCCGATGATCGCGTCCGGCGGGTTCGCCGACGCCCGTGGTCTGGTCGCCGCGCTGGCGCTGGGCGCCGACGGTATCAACATGGGTTCGCGGTTCATGTGCACCGTGGAATCGCCGATCCACCAGAAGGTCAAGGAAGCGATCGTGGCCGGCACCGAGCTGGACACCGAGCTGATCTTCCGGCCGCTGCGCAACACCTCGCGGGTGGCCAGCAACGCGGTGTCGCGTGAGGTGGTGGAGATCCTCAACCGCGGCGGCAAGTTCGAGGACGTCAAGGATCTGGTGGCCGGGACCCGCGGCGCCAAGGTCTACGAGACGGGTGACCTCGACGCCGGTATCTGGTCGGTCGGCACGTCGATGGGCCTGATCAACGACATCCCCACCGTCGGCGAGTTGGTGTCGCGGATGGTGGCGGAGGCCGAGGATCTGATCGCCGGCCGGCTGGCGGAGCTCATCGAGCCGTCGGTGGATGAGGCGGGTTCGGCCTAG
- a CDS encoding 3-hydroxyacyl-CoA dehydrogenase, with amino-acid sequence MEIKDSVAVVTGGASGLGLATTKRLLDRGAQVVVLDLKGEDAVKALGDRARFVETNVTDEAAVAKALDVAEEMGPVRINVNCAGIGNAIKTLSKNGPFPLDEFTKVIQVNLIGTFNVLRLAAERIAKTEPLKGEERGVIINTASVAAFEGQIGQAAYSASKGGVVGMTLPIARDLARELIRVVTIAPGLFKTPLLGSLPEEAQKSLGQQVPHPARLGDPDEYGALAVHIVENPMLNGEVIRLDGAIRMAPR; translated from the coding sequence GTGGAGATCAAAGACTCGGTCGCAGTCGTCACCGGCGGCGCATCCGGTCTGGGCCTGGCGACCACCAAGCGTCTGCTCGATCGGGGCGCTCAGGTCGTGGTGCTCGACCTCAAGGGTGAGGACGCCGTCAAGGCGCTCGGTGACCGTGCCCGCTTCGTCGAAACCAACGTCACGGACGAGGCCGCCGTCGCCAAGGCGCTCGACGTGGCCGAGGAGATGGGCCCGGTGCGCATCAACGTCAACTGCGCCGGCATCGGCAACGCGATCAAGACGCTGAGCAAGAACGGCCCGTTCCCGCTCGACGAGTTCACCAAGGTCATCCAGGTGAACCTGATCGGCACCTTCAACGTGCTGCGGTTGGCCGCCGAGCGGATCGCCAAGACCGAGCCGCTCAAGGGCGAGGAGCGCGGCGTCATCATCAACACCGCCTCGGTCGCGGCGTTCGAGGGCCAGATCGGTCAGGCCGCGTACTCGGCGTCCAAGGGCGGTGTCGTCGGCATGACCCTGCCGATCGCCCGTGACCTGGCCCGTGAGCTGATCCGCGTGGTGACCATCGCGCCGGGTCTGTTCAAGACCCCGCTGCTGGGCTCGCTGCCCGAGGAGGCGCAGAAGTCGCTCGGCCAGCAGGTGCCGCATCCGGCGCGGCTCGGCGATCCCGACGAGTACGGTGCGCTGGCCGTGCACATCGTCGAGAACCCGATGCTCAACGGTGAGGTGATCCGCCTCGACGGCGCAATCCGTATGGCACCGCGGTAA
- a CDS encoding CaiB/BaiF CoA transferase family protein: MAGPLQGLRVVELAGIGPGPHAAMILGDLGADVVRIERPRNTPGPGIPRGAKDHLLRNRRSVAADLKTEEGKELVRKLIAKADVLIEGYRPGVTERLGLGPEDCAKINPRLIYGRMTGWGQDGPRAQQAGHDINYISLNGTLHAVGRKGERPVPPLNLAGDFGGGSMFLLVGILAALFERQTSGKGQVVDAAMIDGSAVLMQMMWAFRAMGMWSDERGVNMLDTGAPYYDTYETADGKYVAVGAIEPQFYAEMLKGLGLEGEDLPDQNDMSRWDELRARFAEVFKSKDRDHWAQVFAGTDACVTPVLSFAEVESEAHVVERNTFYREGDHLLPAPAPRFSRSVPSAPTPPRDPGADTDAVLQDWQ, translated from the coding sequence ATGGCCGGTCCGCTGCAGGGTTTACGAGTCGTCGAGCTGGCCGGCATCGGCCCGGGGCCGCATGCGGCCATGATTCTGGGTGATCTCGGAGCCGATGTCGTACGTATCGAACGCCCCCGGAACACGCCCGGGCCGGGAATCCCGCGCGGCGCCAAGGACCACCTCCTGCGCAACCGGCGCTCGGTGGCCGCGGACCTCAAGACCGAAGAAGGCAAGGAGCTCGTCCGCAAGCTGATCGCCAAGGCCGACGTGCTCATCGAGGGCTACCGGCCCGGCGTGACCGAACGGCTCGGCCTGGGGCCCGAGGACTGCGCCAAGATCAATCCTCGGCTCATCTACGGCCGCATGACCGGCTGGGGGCAGGACGGTCCTCGCGCCCAGCAGGCCGGCCACGACATCAACTACATCTCGCTCAACGGCACGCTGCACGCCGTCGGCCGCAAGGGTGAGCGTCCGGTGCCGCCGCTGAACCTGGCCGGCGACTTCGGTGGCGGCTCGATGTTCCTGCTGGTCGGCATTCTCGCCGCGCTGTTCGAACGGCAGACCTCGGGCAAGGGACAGGTCGTCGACGCCGCGATGATCGACGGCTCGGCGGTGCTCATGCAGATGATGTGGGCGTTCCGCGCGATGGGCATGTGGTCCGACGAGCGCGGGGTCAACATGCTCGACACCGGGGCGCCGTACTACGACACCTACGAGACGGCCGACGGTAAGTACGTCGCCGTCGGCGCGATCGAACCGCAGTTCTACGCCGAGATGCTCAAGGGACTGGGCCTGGAGGGGGAGGACCTGCCCGACCAGAACGACATGAGCCGCTGGGACGAGCTGCGGGCCCGGTTCGCCGAGGTGTTCAAGTCCAAGGACCGTGACCACTGGGCGCAGGTCTTCGCCGGCACCGACGCGTGTGTGACGCCGGTGCTGTCGTTCGCCGAGGTGGAGAGCGAGGCCCACGTGGTCGAACGCAACACCTTCTACCGCGAGGGCGACCACCTGCTGCCCGCACCGGCCCCGCGATTCTCCCGCAGCGTGCCGTCGGCGCCGACGCCGCCGCGCGATCCCGGCGCCGACACCGACGCCGTGCTGCAGGACTGGCAGTAA
- a CDS encoding enoyl-CoA hydratase has product MSSVTYPSIDDLRVALSDGVLTVTLNRPDSLNSLTAPMLQTLAEAVELAASDPRVKVIRLTGAGRGFCAGAGISEDDQAARESGGGNALLDGANRSVTAIVNCPKPVVAVVPGAAAGVGVSLALACDVVLASEQAFFLLAFTKIGLMPDGGASALVAAAIGRIRAMRMALLAERISAAEAHQWGLVTGVYPADEFDAAVDKVISTLTNGPAVALRETKQAINAATLGELPDAIKRETEGQVRLLGSNDFREGTQAFQQKRAPKFTDV; this is encoded by the coding sequence ATGAGTTCCGTTACCTACCCCAGCATCGACGACCTGCGTGTCGCCCTCAGCGACGGGGTGCTGACCGTCACGCTCAACCGGCCGGACAGCCTCAACTCGCTCACCGCGCCGATGTTGCAGACGCTGGCCGAGGCGGTGGAACTGGCCGCGAGCGACCCCCGTGTCAAGGTGATCCGGCTTACCGGGGCCGGGCGGGGATTCTGCGCCGGCGCGGGTATCAGTGAGGACGATCAGGCGGCGCGTGAATCGGGCGGCGGGAACGCGTTGCTCGACGGTGCCAACCGCTCGGTGACCGCGATCGTGAACTGTCCCAAGCCGGTTGTCGCGGTGGTACCGGGCGCGGCCGCGGGTGTGGGGGTGTCGCTGGCGCTGGCCTGCGATGTCGTGCTGGCATCGGAGCAGGCGTTCTTCCTGTTGGCGTTCACCAAGATCGGTCTGATGCCGGACGGTGGCGCGTCGGCGCTGGTGGCCGCGGCGATCGGCCGGATCCGGGCGATGCGGATGGCGCTGCTGGCCGAGCGGATCTCGGCTGCCGAGGCGCATCAGTGGGGTCTGGTGACCGGCGTGTACCCGGCCGACGAGTTCGACGCCGCGGTCGACAAGGTGATCTCCACGCTCACCAACGGGCCGGCGGTGGCGTTGCGGGAGACCAAGCAGGCGATCAACGCCGCCACGCTCGGCGAATTGCCGGACGCGATCAAGCGGGAGACCGAGGGTCAGGTGCGACTGTTGGGTTCCAACGACTTCCGGGAAGGCACGCAGGCGTTCCAGCAGAAGCGGGCGCCGAAGTTCACCGACGTCTGA